CACAGGCCGTTTTTGACGGCAAAGGCAAGCAGCATCAGGGACGGATAGCCCAGGAAGACCTCCTTGCTGCGGGGACGGGCGACCAGCCACTGCTCCAGCGTCCCGCGTACCCTGACCTCGAAGCCGGGGATGAACCGGACGTTGTCGCTCCGGAACAGCATGATGCCCAGAAGAATCAGGAGAACGCCGCCCAGCATCAGCTCTCCCCAAAGCGGGGGGCGGGACAGGAAGGCGTCCAGGGACTCCGGGTGGACCCGGTTCTTCAGATCATGCAGCAGCACCAGAATCGGCGGCAGCAGAAGGGTGAGCTTGACCCCCGAGAAGGTCCTCAGCCGCAGCATGTAGAGCGGGTCGCTGAAGAAGGCGGCCAGGGCGAGCCCCCCGATGACGGCGGCGAGGAAGCCGCAGAGAATCGGCCCCCATGGATAAAATTGTGAATAAGTCCGCGTCCGGCCCAAACTCATGGCCATCAAAGAGGCCTCCGTCACGATGAGCGGGGCGGCCAGCGCCCCCAGGAGACGGCCTGCGGCCGGGACCAATCGGATCAAAAACGCCCCACCCCCCGCGAGGAGAAAAAACGCGGCGACGGAGGCCAGGCCGACTGTTTTCCCAGCCTCTCCATCCCCTCCGAGCCGCAGGGCATAGCGCCACAGGGCAAAGAGGAACGCGGCAACGAGGGCATAGGCGGACAAAAACGACAACAAGCCCGAACGCCATCCCCCACCGGAAAAGAGGACGCGCGGCCATTCCATCCGGAATCCGTGCCCGCGCAGCTGCGCGGCCAGGGAGGCGACCTCCCCGGCGTAGGCGTCCAAGGTCGAGGCCGAATGCCCCAAGGGGGCCGACCGCAAAACCAGGAGCCGAACGGAGCGCTCTGCGGCCGCCCGAACCAGCCGCTCCAGCAGGGCCTGACGGCCGATGTTGCGCACGACAAGCTCCTCGTTCGTGACGCTGTGCAGGGTCAGGAGCGAGGGAAAGCTCAGGTTGTTCAGCTGAACCGCCCCAAGTTGCCGCGAGAATTCGACCGCGGCCACGGGAACCCCTCGTTTCTTCGGCTCGGCGGCGATGGGTCCCACGTCGGGATACCCCGAGACGCTCTCCCCCAAGGGGGTGACGGCGGCGATGGGATAGGCGTCCAGGACCTCGCCCAGCAGCCTGGCCGCCCCTTTCGTCTGCCATCCCAGGGAGGGCGCCGGCCTGTAATAGAGGGGCAGCCCCGACCGCACTCCGGCCTCGAGCCCGGATATATCCGGAAAGATCCCCACGGTCCGCAGCATGATGAGCGGAACGGGGAGGAGGACATCGCCGCCCTCCGCGGCCTCCCCCGCCGCTTTGAGCCTCAGCCACTCCCCTGCCCTACCGGCCTGAGGGAAGCCCTCCTCGACGGAGAGGCGCGTCAGCGCCGCGCCGTTTCCGCCGCCCGGCACCGCCGCGGCGGCGACGGGACCGACCCCGTTAGCCGTGTCCTCGCCCGTCAGCTCGCTGACCATAAGCCCGCGCAGCCCCTTTTCCTTCAGGAGGGCAAGCGCCCCGTCGACGGACACTCCGGCCCCGAGGGCCAGAGGAACGATATCCCTGAAATCCGCGATGATCGCGACGTCCCTGTCCCCGCGCTCCAGACGCCACCGCGGCAGAAGCCCCCACCCGGCGCACCCCAGGATCACGGCGGCCACCATCCCCGCAAAAAGACGACAGGATAACCTCAAGCCCCAGCACCTCCGCAAAAACAAAAATCATCCTCCGATCGGAGCCCGGCCCACAGGCGTTCCAGGCTCAGCCCCACGGATTCCAGCAGCATTCCGAGACGACAGAGGGGGAGCCCGACGACGTTGAAGTAATCCCCATCGATGCCGCTCACCAAAAGGGCGCCCCGGCCCTGGATGGCGTAGGAGCCCGCCTTGTCCATCCCCTCGCCGGTGGCGGCATACGCGGCGACCTCTCCGGGGCTCAGGGGGCGGAAGCGCACCGCCGTCCTCTCGACGGCGGTGACCGTGCGCCCGCTCCACCGCAGCGCGACCCCGGTCAGCACCTCGTGCCCGCGCCCCTGCAGGAGGGCCAGCATCTCCCGGCTCTCATCGAGGTCCGCGGGCTTCCCCAGGACCCGCCCATCCACCACCACGATGGTGTCCGCAGCCAGGACCAGCACGCCCTCCCGAGCCTCGGGGGCCTCCGCCTTCAGACGCGCCAGACGCTCGCAGAGCGCCTCGGGGGCCTCGCCCGGCAGCAGGGACTCGTCCACCCTGGGGGCCGTCCACTCGAAACGCCAGCCGAGGTCAGCCAAAAGCGCGCGGCGTCTGGGACTGCCCGAGGCCAAGAGGATGGAGAGGGGCTCGTTCCCGATCCCCATGGACTAAAACCCCAGCCCCACGCTGGAGACGATGACAAAGGTCCCCAGGATCAGACAGTACAACCCGAAATAGACCCACCGACCGGAGAGCACGAGCCGGCGCAGCAGGATCAGGGCCAGCCAGCCCAGGACGAAGGCCGCGAGGGCCGCCCAGACCCAGCCCTCGAGCAGGGAGCCCAACCCCCCGCTTTTCCGAAGCTTCAGGGCCTCCAGCAGGGACGCGCCCAGGATGACGGGGATCGAGATCAGGAAGGAGAAGCGGAAGGCCTCGGCGACGGCCAGCCCCAGGAAGAGCCCCGCGGCTATCGTGGCGCCGGACCGGGAAACGCCGGGGAAGACGGCCAGCCCCTGCGCCAGCCCCACCAGGAGGGCCGTTCCGAGATACGGCCTCCTCTCCCCTTCCGGAAAAAGGGGGACGAGGAACAGCAGCCCCGCCGTCACCAGGAGGCCGCTCCCGACGGCGATCTGAGACTGCATCGCGGACTCGACGGCCCCCTTGAGCGGCAGAGCCGCGGCCCCCGTCGCCGCGGTGGCCGCGAGGACCGCCCACCCGTACCGCCAGCCCTCCTCACCGCGGGCGCTCCGCCGGACGCAGCCGCGGAACCACCCCGAGGCCAGGACGCAAAGATCCCGCCGGAAAAAGATCAGGACGGCGAGCAGCGTCGCGCAGTGCAGCAGGAGGTCGAAGGCCAGCAGCCCCTCTCCCCCCAGCCCGAAGCGGTTCTGAAGCAGGGCGAGGTGCCCGGAGCTGCTGACGGGAAGAAACTCGCACAGCCCCTGCACGACGCCAAGGATAAAAGTCTCCCAACGGAAATTCAGCATGACCATCCAGCTCTCCGAATCTTAATTTGACTC
The sequence above is drawn from the uncultured Fretibacterium sp. genome and encodes:
- a CDS encoding DUF5693 family protein encodes the protein MRLSCRLFAGMVAAVILGCAGWGLLPRWRLERGDRDVAIIADFRDIVPLALGAGVSVDGALALLKEKGLRGLMVSELTGEDTANGVGPVAAAAVPGGGNGAALTRLSVEEGFPQAGRAGEWLRLKAAGEAAEGGDVLLPVPLIMLRTVGIFPDISGLEAGVRSGLPLYYRPAPSLGWQTKGAARLLGEVLDAYPIAAVTPLGESVSGYPDVGPIAAEPKKRGVPVAAVEFSRQLGAVQLNNLSFPSLLTLHSVTNEELVVRNIGRQALLERLVRAAAERSVRLLVLRSAPLGHSASTLDAYAGEVASLAAQLRGHGFRMEWPRVLFSGGGWRSGLLSFLSAYALVAAFLFALWRYALRLGGDGEAGKTVGLASVAAFFLLAGGGAFLIRLVPAAGRLLGALAAPLIVTEASLMAMSLGRTRTYSQFYPWGPILCGFLAAVIGGLALAAFFSDPLYMLRLRTFSGVKLTLLLPPILVLLHDLKNRVHPESLDAFLSRPPLWGELMLGGVLLILLGIMLFRSDNVRFIPGFEVRVRGTLEQWLVARPRSKEVFLGYPSLMLLAFAVKNGLWARYRELLRLGAALGFSSVVNSFCHFHTPIAFILLREFNGLWLGLILGSVVVLAVGRVLRPLWRRIRVLAE
- a CDS encoding Maf family protein; protein product: MGIGNEPLSILLASGSPRRRALLADLGWRFEWTAPRVDESLLPGEAPEALCERLARLKAEAPEAREGVLVLAADTIVVVDGRVLGKPADLDESREMLALLQGRGHEVLTGVALRWSGRTVTAVERTAVRFRPLSPGEVAAYAATGEGMDKAGSYAIQGRGALLVSGIDGDYFNVVGLPLCRLGMLLESVGLSLERLWAGLRSEDDFCFCGGAGA
- a CDS encoding undecaprenyl-diphosphate phosphatase — encoded protein: MLNFRWETFILGVVQGLCEFLPVSSSGHLALLQNRFGLGGEGLLAFDLLLHCATLLAVLIFFRRDLCVLASGWFRGCVRRSARGEEGWRYGWAVLAATAATGAAALPLKGAVESAMQSQIAVGSGLLVTAGLLFLVPLFPEGERRPYLGTALLVGLAQGLAVFPGVSRSGATIAAGLFLGLAVAEAFRFSFLISIPVILGASLLEALKLRKSGGLGSLLEGWVWAALAAFVLGWLALILLRRLVLSGRWVYFGLYCLILGTFVIVSSVGLGF